From a region of the Spiroplasma corruscae genome:
- a CDS encoding HNH endonuclease signature motif containing protein, translating into MADKRGKWSKKNLKEIWDDYVDNKIWKIFDRNDLMSWEFGFVDKAPCPARNCGKVMIRSQYLGNQPAGKHCWDVDHINEDSSDNSISNLQPMHPACNKKKSNK; encoded by the coding sequence ATGGCTGATAAAAGAGGAAAATGAAGTAAAAAAAATTTAAAAGAAATTTGAGATGATTATGTAGATAATAAAATATGAAAAATATTTGATAGAAATGATTTAATGAGTTGAGAGTTTGGATTTGTTGATAAAGCACCTTGTCCTGCTAGAAATTGTGGGAAGGTAATGATAAGATCACAATATTTAGGAAATCAACCTGCTGGAAAACATTGTTGGGATGTAGATCACATAAATGAAGATTCTTCTGATAATAGCATAAGTAATTTACAACCTATGCATCCAGCTTGTAATAAGAAGAAAAGTAATAAATAA
- a CDS encoding single-stranded DNA-binding protein, whose translation MNKAILLGRITKDPELRKTKNEKEFIGFTLAINEFSKNEKFTQFISCYAWEKTAENMVKYVKKGDMLLVEGSINSKFEKIDDKQIQQTFVSVSKITYLSNSKNENDVKPMHTENEVEVDLWDE comes from the coding sequence ATGAATAAAGCAATTTTGTTGGGGAGAATAACTAAAGACCCTGAATTAAGAAAAACAAAAAATGAAAAGGAATTTATTGGTTTTACATTAGCTATTAATGAATTTTCTAAAAATGAAAAATTTACACAATTTATTTCTTGTTATGCATGAGAAAAAACTGCTGAAAATATGGTTAAGTATGTCAAAAAAGGGGATATGTTACTTGTTGAAGGTAGTATAAATTCCAAATTTGAAAAAATTGATGATAAGCAAATACAACAAACTTTTGTAAGTGTTAGTAAAATAACATACTTATCTAATTCTAAAAATGAAAACGATGTTAAACCAATGCACACAGAAAACGAAGTTGAAGTTGACCTTTGAGATGAATAA
- the mobL gene encoding relaxase MobL: protein MKWWNKINKEEYDGNIPILIRSRFFTKTSESKNDYKNSVFVLKEWQDYVLREKAVLKSNLDIDTLKELYFLKYEINNHYKDSIFWKEDEWFYKVNDFLANHKNETKYSNLIQLLKNIDSENSGLWTKEGILNNEQLKDFTNEFNKKISDNQIIWDNVISLDKSFADYTKTLTGKQMYDLINNNINAFFKKAGFCKPEMMEWAFAFHKNTDNPHIHLIFYEKEPTFWNNKKLDYKKKGIIPTSILKLFAFNMAKDLLINKEFIKFQQTIRNDFLKLFKNTIKDIFKKDDLNWDKTKRIYEEIENDANNIKERIWRIKTLNNSKNISYNSKKMDKQTKKMVDDLSLKIIYSNKELKKEYMDYISIIENYQKKLDKLAEKYKSNNENWNIEEDEEDEENDGDLSFKDIYKKNYDLLYGEDGLFSRLGNQILNNINDIKFSYKKSKYNNFFGEINKKFPFKKRYQKLVNNSKNVINEMKYYAKKSYDEYMSKVFFEKEIIEKERVF, encoded by the coding sequence ATGAAATGATGAAATAAGATAAATAAAGAAGAATATGATGGTAATATTCCAATTCTCATAAGATCTAGGTTTTTTACAAAAACAAGTGAAAGTAAAAATGATTATAAAAATAGTGTTTTTGTGTTAAAAGAATGACAAGATTATGTTTTAAGAGAAAAAGCAGTACTTAAGTCAAATTTAGATATAGATACATTAAAAGAACTTTATTTTTTAAAATATGAAATTAATAATCACTATAAGGATTCTATTTTTTGAAAAGAGGATGAATGATTTTATAAAGTAAATGATTTTTTAGCAAATCATAAGAATGAAACAAAGTATAGTAATTTAATACAATTATTAAAAAATATAGATAGTGAAAATAGTGGATTATGAACTAAAGAAGGTATATTAAATAATGAGCAACTAAAAGATTTTACAAACGAATTTAATAAAAAAATAAGTGATAATCAAATTATTTGAGATAATGTTATTTCACTAGATAAAAGTTTTGCAGATTATACAAAAACTTTAACCGGGAAACAAATGTATGACTTAATAAATAACAACATAAATGCGTTTTTTAAGAAGGCGGGATTTTGCAAACCTGAAATGATGGAATGGGCTTTTGCGTTTCATAAAAATACAGATAACCCACACATTCACTTAATTTTTTATGAAAAAGAACCTACTTTTTGAAATAATAAAAAATTAGATTATAAAAAAAAGGGAATTATACCAACATCAATTTTAAAACTATTTGCTTTTAATATGGCAAAAGATTTATTAATTAACAAAGAATTTATTAAATTTCAACAAACGATAAGAAATGATTTTTTAAAACTATTTAAAAATACAATTAAAGATATTTTCAAAAAAGACGATTTGAATTGGGATAAAACAAAACGTATTTATGAAGAAATTGAAAATGATGCAAATAATATAAAAGAAAGGATTTGAAGAATAAAAACATTAAATAACAGTAAAAATATAAGCTACAATTCAAAAAAAATGGACAAACAAACTAAAAAAATGGTTGATGATTTGTCATTAAAAATAATTTATAGCAATAAAGAGTTAAAAAAAGAGTATATGGATTATATTTCGATTATTGAAAACTATCAAAAAAAGCTAGATAAACTTGCAGAAAAATATAAATCTAATAATGAAAACTGAAACATCGAAGAAGATGAAGAAGATGAAGAAAATGATGGTGATCTTAGTTTTAAAGATATATATAAAAAAAATTATGATTTATTATATGGCGAGGATGGATTATTTTCACGATTAGGAAACCAAATTTTAAATAATATTAATGATATAAAATTTAGTTATAAAAAAAGCAAATATAATAATTTTTTTGGTGAGATAAATAAAAAATTTCCTTTTAAAAAAAGATATCAAAAATTAGTAAATAACAGTAAAAATGTAATTAATGAAATGAAATATTATGCTAAAAAAAGTTATGATGAATATATGAGTAAAGTTTTTTTTGAAAAAGAAATTATTGAAAAAGAAAGGGTATTTTAA
- a CDS encoding type IV secretory system conjugative DNA transfer family protein has protein sequence MSILKRKIKKNRFWNKTIKIRFLKLLIFCLLIVPLVTCIGFIIWNAVMYGNIVKFFKQDFSFFNENKKSIQITLLSFNILFVPIISYFLSFVSYFFKKGVEEETVKISEENILGENAEFLIDDREICVTTTDPDWVAPVKTHSKLNISRLNESYPTGSYEAGFIVRSQWNSSKKELTYSIGKEKHMALFGIPGSAKSQITIIPNIIYSGMVKEVDGETNNDRKKPIIIVNDPKGELFEKTAAILENSGYEIKCLNFKDFEKSSYWNPLSIPYQLFKKGLNFSKEGNGWVKKNTVGGLMAFKNRTKKIKCYKHQKKICEDCTKNAFDHYGELEYLPIAYPNSIKQIYFTNDRDLESYVLSQCKLYKQKAYDAISELAYVICPDDPKGGDKHWTENPRLILEGLLLIFLDMVDAEKNDNPEVQAISEEIFNFGNIKLILSKKEYLLDWFKKYQEKFGHEERQSINKLATPLSLESNIDTFLNTISQKLSIWDSSLLNDITSYDDFNWEEIVKKPTAIFIIMPDKDKKYNFMTSLFVRSSYQKLVDISIDYGDQLPRNVHYIIDEFGVCPMIPDFADMLAVSRSRKIFFLIAMQGRWQLVEKYSDNGANMILDNIHLQCFAQISDINLIKSIEERAGEYSQSVAGHDDLNNVTSSSWQRVKLIPKEAVANLKKGLLIVISSAAKPMFAGNIPFFLGASKKEFQKANGQQFYDKSLSTSKESFQNQRFSVKINKLTNEKVETFLNWENSCKLQILSAVEPENIKISPLEFNKEINVDVSFDEDITIDDLLYSEDNINVTLEITDDDLPGEVNKESVLDINPQNKYFDNDPDLKNKVEMMKELVAKGENKNSEERFKMYNLMNEIGKEIKSKK, from the coding sequence ATGAGTATTCTAAAAAGAAAAATTAAAAAAAATAGATTCTGAAATAAAACTATTAAAATTAGATTTTTAAAACTTTTAATTTTTTGTTTATTAATAGTACCTTTAGTTACTTGTATTGGATTTATAATTTGGAATGCTGTTATGTATGGTAATATTGTAAAATTTTTTAAACAAGATTTTTCATTTTTTAATGAAAATAAAAAATCTATTCAAATTACATTGCTCTCTTTTAATATTCTATTTGTTCCAATAATAAGTTATTTTTTAAGTTTTGTAAGCTATTTTTTTAAAAAAGGTGTTGAAGAAGAAACTGTTAAAATTAGTGAAGAAAATATTTTAGGCGAAAATGCAGAATTTTTAATAGATGATAGAGAAATTTGTGTTACTACAACCGACCCAGATTGAGTTGCGCCTGTAAAAACGCATTCAAAACTAAACATATCAAGATTAAATGAATCATACCCTACAGGTTCTTATGAAGCAGGTTTTATAGTCCGTTCTCAATGAAATTCAAGTAAAAAGGAATTAACCTATTCGATTGGAAAAGAAAAGCATATGGCACTTTTTGGTATTCCGGGTAGTGCAAAATCACAAATAACAATAATACCAAATATTATTTATAGTGGTATGGTAAAAGAAGTTGATGGTGAAACTAATAATGATAGAAAAAAACCTATTATAATTGTTAATGACCCTAAAGGTGAGTTATTTGAAAAAACTGCAGCAATTTTAGAAAATAGTGGATATGAAATAAAATGTCTCAATTTTAAAGATTTTGAAAAAAGCAGTTATTGAAACCCTTTGAGTATCCCATACCAACTTTTTAAAAAAGGTCTTAATTTTAGCAAAGAAGGAAATGGCTGAGTTAAAAAAAACACCGTTGGTGGTTTAATGGCATTTAAAAATAGGACAAAAAAAATAAAATGTTATAAGCATCAAAAGAAGATTTGTGAAGATTGCACAAAAAATGCTTTTGATCATTATGGAGAATTAGAATATTTACCAATTGCTTATCCTAACAGTATTAAACAAATATATTTTACAAATGATAGAGATTTAGAATCATATGTCTTAAGTCAATGTAAATTATATAAACAGAAAGCATATGATGCAATAAGTGAATTAGCTTATGTAATTTGTCCAGATGACCCTAAAGGTGGAGATAAACACTGAACTGAAAATCCAAGACTTATTTTAGAAGGTTTATTATTAATTTTTTTAGATATGGTTGATGCTGAAAAAAATGATAATCCTGAAGTACAAGCAATTAGCGAAGAAATATTTAACTTTGGTAATATAAAACTAATTTTGTCAAAAAAAGAATACTTATTGGATTGATTTAAAAAATACCAAGAGAAATTTGGACATGAAGAAAGACAATCAATTAACAAACTTGCCACACCTTTATCTTTAGAATCCAATATTGATACTTTCTTAAATACTATTTCACAAAAACTAAGTATTTGAGATAGTAGTTTATTAAATGATATTACTAGTTATGATGACTTCAATTGAGAAGAAATAGTTAAAAAACCTACAGCAATTTTTATAATTATGCCCGACAAAGACAAGAAATATAATTTTATGACAAGTTTATTTGTTAGAAGTAGTTATCAAAAACTGGTTGATATATCAATCGACTATGGAGACCAGTTGCCAAGGAATGTTCATTACATAATTGATGAGTTTGGTGTTTGTCCAATGATACCAGATTTTGCTGATATGTTGGCAGTTTCAAGATCAAGAAAAATTTTCTTTTTAATTGCAATGCAAGGTAGATGACAACTTGTTGAAAAGTATTCAGATAATGGCGCTAATATGATTCTTGATAATATACATTTGCAATGTTTTGCACAAATTTCAGATATTAATTTAATTAAATCAATTGAAGAAAGGGCTGGAGAATATAGTCAAAGTGTTGCGGGTCATGATGATTTAAATAATGTTACTTCTTCAAGTTGACAGCGTGTTAAATTAATTCCTAAAGAAGCAGTTGCAAATCTAAAAAAAGGTTTATTAATAGTTATCTCATCTGCTGCAAAACCAATGTTTGCTGGCAATATTCCATTCTTTTTAGGAGCTAGCAAAAAAGAATTTCAAAAAGCTAATGGTCAACAGTTTTATGATAAAAGTTTAAGTACTTCTAAAGAATCATTTCAAAACCAAAGATTTAGTGTCAAAATAAATAAATTAACAAATGAAAAAGTTGAGACATTTTTGAACTGAGAAAATAGTTGTAAATTACAAATATTATCAGCAGTTGAACCTGAAAATATAAAAATAAGTCCCTTGGAATTTAATAAAGAAATTAACGTTGATGTTAGTTTTGATGAAGATATTACAATTGATGATTTACTATATTCAGAAGATAATATAAATGTGACTTTAGAAATAACTGATGATGATTTACCTGGAGAAGTTAACAAAGAAAGCGTTTTAGATATAAACCCACAAAATAAATATTTTGATAATGACCCAGATTTGAAAAATAAAGTTGAAATGATGAAAGAATTGGTTGCTAAAGGAGAAAATAAAAATAGTGAAGAAAGATTTAAAATGTATAATTTAATGAATGAAATTGGAAAAGAAATTAAATCTAAAAAATAG
- a CDS encoding VirB4 family type IV secretion system protein has product MKKKEIKKDNYMISYQIMGKDLISLSDLEIQSIFGYLSNMYDHLTERIDIVKVIKPLEQNGMLDFYQELIDVYQKEQKKHEPSSDEFIRLSRKIEQINGYQKQYSKLFEDNIEFVKEYNIVFYSNDLGEIKSACQTFEKQMRSAKYEIKRNDSYNSINLCQRLVSPTATDISPEDIIKNKNNLKEILSFNNIDFKSDYYKINDFYYKVNAICEYPSKVYAGWLNQLVFSDCNFVVSLDKLDYNTQSKIINSNNMVNMINFHGLTDRQKQEQNELAEDAELIDQISMNIANGKEKLFKMSVLFLLESDNVDELFNRNDEIINNLSQFEINVDEFKYRQQQGLGLFMLKPDKVFPKNISTIVPSSTIAIADIFISSELNHENSLTLGVNEMGEYIYWSPFVKPGGIYKAHNGTVLGSIGGGKSFFAKKVSNFINATGNKNIIIDPEAEFLGLAKYFKGKVINVGSGVGEMQNILQIIPQLEDEELIDENSISSTFEDKLNKYISDHIVKINIFFKFLYPEWNEMMLSFLRDSAIKMYKNMSFNTNYKNIEDIPAKKWPIISDLIRQLEIIDKSNLITVQIKELQNMLLVLKTDFENNGMYQNLFNGWSNINIKDNDFIVFNVKQLIDKKSDIGLLNASMLLVFDLIYSEMSRLRLKNDKLLPLIAKDKGYKNKMDAYHFIQKIMIMVDEFHLFIDADNPYTIQQFATIAKRCRKYYTGIIQLTQQVKDLFDYRVEKYSSACVENSQFKMLFALGSNDIMKVKNLFESTGKGISEYDEVFLANAQQGSGLFFYNQKDSIRLFVKATETEKEAIEFR; this is encoded by the coding sequence ATGAAGAAAAAAGAAATAAAAAAAGATAACTATATGATAAGTTATCAAATTATGGGTAAAGATTTAATTAGTTTAAGTGATTTAGAAATACAATCCATTTTTGGTTATTTATCAAATATGTATGATCACTTAACTGAAAGAATCGATATTGTTAAAGTGATAAAACCTTTAGAACAAAACGGTATGTTAGACTTTTACCAAGAACTGATAGATGTATATCAAAAAGAACAAAAAAAGCATGAACCTTCCAGCGATGAATTTATTAGATTATCAAGAAAAATAGAACAAATTAATGGTTATCAAAAACAATATAGTAAACTTTTTGAAGATAATATTGAATTTGTAAAAGAATATAACATAGTTTTTTATTCTAATGATTTAGGAGAAATTAAGAGTGCATGTCAGACATTCGAAAAACAAATGAGATCTGCAAAATATGAAATTAAAAGAAATGATTCTTATAATTCTATAAATTTGTGTCAAAGATTAGTAAGTCCAACTGCTACAGATATTTCTCCTGAAGATATAATAAAAAACAAAAATAATTTAAAAGAAATTTTAAGCTTTAATAATATAGACTTTAAGTCTGATTATTATAAAATAAATGATTTTTATTATAAGGTTAATGCTATTTGTGAGTATCCATCAAAAGTATATGCTGGGTGATTAAATCAATTAGTATTTAGTGATTGTAATTTCGTTGTAAGTTTAGATAAACTTGATTATAATACACAATCAAAAATAATAAATAGTAACAATATGGTTAATATGATCAACTTTCACGGTTTGACTGATAGACAAAAACAAGAGCAGAATGAACTTGCTGAAGATGCTGAGTTAATTGACCAAATAAGTATGAATATTGCAAATGGTAAAGAGAAACTTTTCAAAATGAGTGTTTTGTTTCTTCTTGAGTCAGATAATGTTGATGAACTGTTTAATCGAAATGATGAAATTATAAATAACTTAAGTCAATTTGAAATAAATGTCGATGAATTTAAATATCGTCAACAACAAGGTTTAGGTCTTTTTATGTTAAAACCAGATAAAGTATTTCCTAAAAATATTAGTACAATTGTTCCGAGTTCAACAATAGCTATTGCAGATATTTTTATCTCTTCAGAGTTAAATCATGAAAATAGTTTAACACTTGGAGTTAATGAAATGGGTGAGTATATTTATTGGTCTCCTTTTGTAAAACCTGGTGGAATATATAAAGCACATAACGGTACTGTGTTAGGTTCAATTGGAGGTGGCAAAAGTTTTTTTGCAAAAAAAGTAAGTAATTTTATTAATGCAACAGGAAATAAAAACATTATTATTGACCCTGAAGCGGAGTTTCTAGGTTTAGCAAAGTATTTTAAAGGTAAAGTTATAAACGTTGGTTCGGGTGTTGGAGAAATGCAAAACATACTACAAATTATTCCCCAACTTGAAGATGAAGAATTAATTGATGAAAATAGCATTTCTTCAACGTTTGAGGATAAATTAAACAAGTATATCTCTGATCATATTGTAAAAATTAATATATTTTTTAAGTTTTTGTATCCTGAGTGAAATGAAATGATGCTTAGCTTTTTAAGAGATAGTGCAATAAAAATGTATAAAAATATGTCTTTTAATACAAATTATAAAAATATCGAAGATATTCCTGCAAAAAAATGACCAATTATTTCTGATTTAATAAGACAATTAGAAATAATTGATAAAAGTAATTTAATTACAGTTCAAATAAAAGAGTTGCAAAATATGTTATTGGTACTTAAGACCGATTTTGAAAACAATGGAATGTATCAAAATTTATTTAATGGTTGGTCAAATATAAATATTAAGGATAATGATTTTATCGTTTTTAATGTAAAACAATTAATTGATAAAAAAAGTGATATTGGTTTATTAAATGCAAGTATGTTACTAGTTTTCGATTTAATATATTCTGAAATGTCAAGATTAAGATTAAAAAATGATAAGTTATTACCTCTTATTGCTAAGGATAAAGGCTATAAAAATAAAATGGATGCTTATCACTTTATACAAAAAATTATGATAATGGTTGATGAATTTCATTTATTTATCGATGCTGATAATCCTTATACAATACAACAATTTGCAACAATTGCAAAAAGATGTAGGAAATATTACACAGGTATTATTCAACTAACTCAACAGGTTAAGGATCTATTTGATTATAGGGTTGAAAAATATAGTAGTGCATGTGTAGAAAACAGTCAATTTAAAATGCTTTTTGCTTTAGGTAGTAATGATATTATGAAAGTTAAAAACTTGTTTGAATCTACTGGAAAAGGAATATCGGAGTATGATGAAGTATTTTTAGCTAATGCACAACAAGGAAGCGGGTTATTTTTTTATAATCAAAAAGATTCAATAAGGCTATTTGTTAAAGCTACTGAAACTGAAAAAGAAGCAATTGAGTTTAGATAA
- a CDS encoding HU family DNA-binding protein, protein MVTKEFIKRLSFKLKVSNAVAKNITEIFLNEIRFNLIKYEKLKLINIGKFELIKKDGAKVVRFKKNNLLEKNYIYNWKIKFKPSRNLLSKVKEIKNER, encoded by the coding sequence ATGGTTACAAAAGAATTTATTAAAAGATTATCTTTTAAGTTAAAAGTTTCTAATGCAGTAGCTAAAAATATAACAGAAATATTTCTTAATGAAATAAGGTTTAATTTAATAAAGTATGAAAAATTAAAGTTAATTAATATTGGCAAATTTGAATTAATAAAAAAAGATGGTGCTAAAGTTGTGAGATTTAAAAAAAACAACTTGTTAGAAAAAAACTATATATATAATTGAAAAATTAAATTTAAACCCTCACGAAATTTATTATCTAAAGTTAAGGAGATAAAGAATGAAAGATAA